The following is a genomic window from Lagenorhynchus albirostris chromosome 2, mLagAlb1.1, whole genome shotgun sequence.
GAGTGATGTGATCACATTGTTTTAGGAAGCTGACTCCGGCAGCTGGCATTGAAGACAGACTGGAGGCTGGGTGACTCAGGGTTGGTAGAAAGAACCTAGGCTTGGGAGTCAAGCAAATCAAAGTTCAGAGCCCAGCTGCAGCACTGAACAGCTGAATGTCTCAGCGCAATGTACTGaaacttagtttcctcatctgcaaaacagaaacagttctGCAGCATCGTTATGATTCAGAGACCAAGCCTGCAAAAAGCCCAGCAAAGCGCCTAGCAAAGTTTGGGTGCTCAACAAATGtcttacaaaaaaaggaaaaccaggaaGAAAACTACTAGCATGGTGGAGAAAACAATGAATTTGGGGGCTAAAGGATCTAGTTCAAACATTAGTTCTACCTCTCTCTGGCTGCTAAAAGCTACATATATGGTAGACTCACTAGGGTGAGTTTAGTTGGTAGGAAGATCTTTGCCAAGTTAGACCAATGTGTCTGCTTCTTAAGAGGGGATGCTCACCGAGCAACAGCCGGCCGAGGTGGTGGATCTGATTTCCCTGGATCTGAACCTGCAGGATGTCCTTGGTCCCAGAGGCAGGAGTGACAGTAGTGCTAGCCTGGCATCGCTGCTGGAGGATGGTAGCCACTGAGCATGGGTCCAGACCATAGGCCTCCAAGTTCCGGACCACAGTCACCTGTGGGGGACAGAAGACTGATGGTGGGTACAGACCACATGCCCTCCCCTCCAGAAACCTTCCAGGGCCTCAGAAGCCTCCTCACCCCCTATGTTCACCATCCCTATAACCATGGTACCTTCAtccaaataattaatttttgtgcttctaaattgattttttatttctacCCCATCCAATACAAGCACACCTCAGAggtattgtgggttcagttccagacccaCCATGATAAAGCGAGTATCACAGTAaaatgagtcacatgaatttttggtttcccagtgcatataaaagttacgttctcatgaaaatcaaaaccacaatgaggtaccacctcacactgttcagaatggtcatcattaaagtctacaaataataaatgctggaaaggatgtggagaaaagggaaccctcttacactctgggtgggaatgtaaattggtacagccgctatggagaacagtatggaggttcctcaaaaaactaaaaatagaactaccatatctagcaatcccactcctgggcatatacccaggcgAAACTATAACTCGagaagatacatgtacccctatgctcatagcatcactatttacaatagccaagacatggaaacaacctatctATCATTCtatttacagatgaatggataaagaagatgtggtacatatatacaatggaatattactcagccataaaaaagaattaaatagtgccatttgcagcaacatggacggacctagagattatcacattaagcaaagtcagtcagaaagagaaagacaaataccatatgatatcacttatatatggaatctaaaatacaacacaaatgaacttatctatgaaacagaaacagactcacagacatagagaacagtcttgtggttgccaagggggaggcgggTGGGTAAGGgaaggattaggagtttgggactagcagatgcaaactagtaaaTACAGGATGGAAaaataacaaggtcctagtgtatagcacagggaactatattcaatatcctgtgataaaccatatggaaaataatacaaaaaagaatatatatatgtataactgaatcactttgctgtacagcagaaattaacacaacattgtaaatcaactatacgtcaatgaaatatttttaaaagttatgttctCACTATACTGTTAAGTTTGCAATAATattatatcttaaaaaacaaagtatataccttaattaaaaaataccttattgctaaaaagtgctacccatcacctgagccttcaaCGAGTTGTAACCTTTTtcacaatagtaacatcaaagatcactgatcatcgatcaccataacaaatttaataatgaaaaaattcatatactttttaaaagttttttttatggagaatttaaaacataaataaaagtagaatagTACGATGAGCTCCCATGTACCCATCATGAATTTTAACAATTATCAACTCATGACCAACCTTGATTCATCTatatccccacccacccccattcctGTGTTACCTTAAAGCAAATCCCCCTAGACATCAGATCTCGTCTGCAAATATTTCCGTACGTATCGCCAAAAGACAAGGGCTCTTTTTAACATAAAGACAAAACCATCATCACACATAATTACACATTCAAGAAATGGCGGCTATTGCTAATTATTAAGGTTATCATTGTTTGGTtctcatttattgaatgtttatatgccaagtactattctaagtgcttcGCCTACATATATTccttcatttgatcctcacagtaccttatgaggtaggtattatcccCATTCTTCAAATAAGGAAACTCAGGCAAAATaacattaagtaacttgctcaaagtcaagCAGCAAGGCCACactggaacccaggtctctaATCTCAAAGCCCACGTTCATAACCACACACTACTAGAAAGTTCTTTATTTTGAACCCAAGTCTGGCTTCTTGGGATTTCTACCCAATAatcttatttctgtcttctcaaggCATACAAAATAAGTGCACTCCTTTTCCAAGTACAGCTTTTCACGTATTTGAGGACAGATGTAATTTGTTCCCTACGACTTTGTGTTGCCAAGCTAAACACACTCAGTTCCTTCAGcgattctttccttttttttttttcttttggctgcgtagTGTCTTCTTTggtgcatgtgggctttctctagttgcggcgagcagggtctactcttcgttgtggtgcacgggctcctcattgcggtggcttctcttgttgcggagcacaggctgtaggcacataggcttcagtagttgcggcacgtgggcttcagtagttgcggcatgtgggctcggtagttgaggcacgcgggctctagagcgcaggctcagtagttgtggcgcatgggcttagttgctccacagcatgtgggatcttcccaggccagggatcgaacccatgtcccctgcattggcaggcagattcttaaccactgcaccaccagggaagtccctccttcagCGATTCtttagtagttattttcactGAGCAAGGCCCAAGAGGTAACAGAATGAGTAAGAGCTGAAAGCCCCTACCAtagttctaagaaaaaaataaatataagatctTGTTTACTTTTAGAACCAGGCTCTAGCAAGTTTCCTAGCACAAAATCCTAGAGAGCAGTGAGGGAGGGGGTCAGCTTTACCTGTTTTACATAGGGCCTAGCTCAGTCACACAAACATGGGTGTTTCCTAAACAATCTTTGAGGCGTTTAAGGCCAATCTAAAAACCTCCGATCACACTAGAGAGACTAGAACTTAGCAGGGACATTAAATCACCATCTTCAAATGttgtgtctttaaaaaattacctttttGTTAGAAGCTCTCTGTGCTAGGGTGATGTCAATTGGGCAGATTTTGCCTTTCTTCACAATGGGCTCTTGTCCCGGAAAGGTCACTTGATAGGCAGGCTGCAATTTTTCCAAACATCTGAAACAGGAGTTAATGAGTTGGTGACTGATAAAGCCAGCAGAAACCATTTCCTCATATCCCATTCCCAGCAGACAGCTAGATGGAAGCTGATCTTACAGGTGGCGGTTCACCTCTGCCTGCACAGTAGGATCATTCAAATCAGCTAGGGAGCTAaaccccagaccaattaagtcAGAGACTCTCATCAGgaagattcattttttaaagctccccaaagTGTGGCCACAGTCAAGACCCACTGACTCAGGGAAGGGAACATCCGAGACTCGAGCCCCTAGAAACTGTCCACTTGCCTGGCCTTCTGAAAACCTGCCCAGGCGGGCTTGTGGAGTTTACTATCTCAAGAGTCTCCCTTACCCAGCAGAATAAAGTGCTGCTTCACATTTCTGACATGCTGCAATCATGCATCATTTATAGACACCTTTACCACAAGGAATTTCTACCTTTTGTCTAACCAGATTTTCTTTTGCTAGCATATATACTGAGATTGACAAACTTTTTCTAGAAAGGGCCaggtggtaaatattttaggctttcaagggccatatggtctctgttgaaattactcaactctgccatttagCAGGAAAGCAGCACagataatatgtaaacaaatgggtgtggctgcgtgccaataaaaccttatttacaaaaacaggtagcaggccagatttggcccacaggctacAGTTTGCTAACTCCTTATAgaagttattttcagttttgggtctaaggaaaagaaagagtatAAGAATCTTTCCTTTGAAAAGACTTTAAGACAATCCCCACCCACACCTTCTTTTTTTGAAGCTCTTATTTCTAATTAatgttcctcttctctctccttctcaagTTCTTCTATACTGTGTTGGCTCATATCGCTCCAAAGACCCTCCACGTCAGAATTACCCAAGCCTGTGTTTATGTAGACTGACATGGTGTGAATTATGGAAAGAAAGAGCTGATGAGAGGGACAATTCTGAAGTCCAATGTGATAGACATTAAGGAGAGGGGATGGAAACATTGGGGAAGGGCTGCCAATCCCCACTACCTGTTCAGGAGACTGTCCCATGGAAGCTTCATGACTGTGTGCTGTTCACCTTTCTCTAAGATGCAGTCACATAGGATGGGATCCAATTTCACAAgactaaagggaaagaaaaggcaataaaGAACTGCTAGCCCCGCCCCTTCTGATCCCAGGGTCCACTCAGGATTCATGTGTTATGTGTTGTTTAAAGTCATTCAGGATTATTAGAACCAATTAGGGGTTCACAGTCCATGAAGCAACGTACCCTCTGGATGGGAGGTACACGTCTGCTTTCCTAGAACAAAGGAGAAACAGGCAGTGGAGGGGAAAGTGGGATGGGAAAAAATTCTGAAGACCGGGATCCTGGCTCACTTctgctactaaataaccatgaTTAAACCAGTAGTTCCCAACTTTTTGATCATGAGGgtatcttttgaaattaaaaacaaaaaaattaatgaaacactcttCATTTAGTAGTTTACCTTCTATATCCACTTACTAAGAAAACAGAGAATACCAAAAAGCTAAGATGGCTttggtaaaattttttaaagtttgcattTTGTTCCTCACAAGAGCAAGTGCATTGGAAAATCAACAATAGATACATATGAGATGATGCTTACTCAGGCTACAGTCAATGTTGACAGCATATCTGGATCTGACTACCTTAGACCACAGCTCTAAGTGTCCACAGCCTATGGTTTAGAAACCACTGGCCTTGATTATTGCTAGCAGTCTGTGATCtcctgcacccctccctcccagccacccCCCACATGTTCTGAAGATGAACACTGAAAGACATGGGGCGAGCTCCCCTCCCCATCCACTCACTTTTTGTTGTCTGCATCAACCAGGTCATTTTTCTTGGCGTAGTTGATGACGATTGTTCGGACCTCACTGCCCTCGAGGATGCTCCCCTTCCTAGGTGAGAAGTGATGGGGAGCGTTATTCACGCTATGCTGGGAGACAAACTGTAAATACCAAGATTCACTTCCTGCTCAGCAGGGCGATGTCCTCAGCTTCTCGACCTCTGGGTTCTTCCCTTTTCCTGCCAGGGGCCAGCAGGGCCGTGTGAAGAATAATTACAGGTAGAAAAGGGAGAGACCTACTCTCTCATTCACTTAGTCCAGAGACCCTTCCCAGGGGAAGGAGGCTTGAAGCTGGAtctgggagaaagggaggagggggcagagcaGGTTTTGCCAGTCACAGAAGAACACTACTTAGGCTGAAAGGATTATAGGCCAGAACACCAAGCAGGCAGAGAAGGGCTGCTCTCCAAAAACTCACTTGTGGCCAGACTCCTGGAAGAGCAGGGTCATGCTGGCTGGGACACAGTAGAGGGATTTTATATCTGGAGGGTGATAGGGCTGTTCCCTGCTACCCTCCTGGATTGTCTGGGAGGTCGGGGAGGGCTCGGGTATGACGAAAGATGTGATCCTAAAacccagcagaaggaaagaaaaaacacattttatactAGTGTCTCGGCGATTCCCGGTCCGTGGCCCAGGTGCCCTGGGGCCAGCTGAGCTGCGGtgaccaggccccctgcactcaCCTCGGGTGCTTCCAGTCCACAGCCACAATGCTCTCCACCCCTTTGCTCAGCTCCTGCACCTGTATAATCTGCTCCTGCTGCATGTGCTGCAGGAACTTAGAGAGCTAAGGGAGAGAGGGCCAGTGGTAGGGGACCTCATCGACTCTGCACACACGCTGAGCACCTGAGACATGCCAGACACCGAGCTGGGCAAGTCCCGGGGAGGGACGTGGGACAGTCCCTGTCCTCATCCAGTTAGGAAGGGAAGGGCCCCTGCCGGTGAAGCCTTTCAGAACTTGGATCAGATAtaaaggggtgggaaggagagaggggagtgGGTGCCCACCCAACTGCCTCAGCCCAGGGAGAGTTTTCTTCCGCCCCCTATACCTGGAATCAAAAAGCTTAATTCTAGCCTCAGCCCTGCAGACAGGGCTTCCCCATGTCCACCAGCTCACGCCACGTGTGCCCCTACACAGCTCCCTGTGTGGGTATGCAGAGAAGGGACCCGCTTACCTTTTTGTAGCTTGACTTCTTTATGTCCAGTTGTCGTCCTTCGGGGCTGATGGCAGATGGAAAAGGCAAGTTAAGCTAACAAAGCAGTAGTGGTACGGCCTGCCTGACACTGAGAGGAGGACGTTTTCCTCAGCCTTCCTCCTGCACGTTCAGAAAGAGGCCGCTGTTCCAGAGCTCTCTGCCCATCGGCAGCATCAGAGAGAGATGCAGACTTTAGCTCCTCCAGGTCCTTGCTGTACAATAGGCCTTTCCGTAAGGCTGGAATGTTCTCTGCTATCAACGTGGTGGGCACTAGACAGATGTGGCTATTAAGCACTGGAAACGTGACGAATGtgactaaggaactgaattttaaattttatttaatttaaacttaaatagccaCACATGGCTTGTGGCTACTGTACCAGATACAGCTTTAGATTCCTTTCAAACTAGACAGTCTTCTGTGGACTCAGAAGTTTCACCTCCAGGTGAGCGTCTGCAACACCAAGCTCACTGTGGCAGCAAGGCAAACCACATcctgcaggccaaatctggcAATGCCCGTTCATCTACTGTCTATGGTTGCTTTACTGCCACAATGGCAGACTTGCACAGTTGCAATAGATACTGTagggcctgcaaagcctaaaataattaCTATCTGACTCTTTATAGACTGTTAGCTTTGGGGGAAAGATCCCTAATGAAAGCTGTAATCATTCTATCTCCCCAGAACGTACATCTTCTCTCAAAATGTGACAAGCAAAAGCAGTGGGATTCATAGGGATCCCTTCTAGAACCCACCCCAGGTTAAGAACCTCTACCCCTTTCCCAGTTACTTGCAACCCGGCAAGGTCAGGACAAATTACCAAGTATCCTGCCACGCACTCCAGACCCCATACGTGTATAGAATGCCTTAAAGAAACTCACATGTAGAGGAAGAGAATTACattaaaaccacttttttttttcttttttttttgcagtacgcgggcctctcactgctgtggcctctcccgtcgcggagcacaggctccggacgcgcaggctcagcggccatggctcacgggcccagccactccgcggcatgtgggatcttcccggaccggggcacaaacccgtgtcccctgcatcggcaggcagactctcaaccactgagccaccagggaagccccttaaaaccacttttttaaaaaacagagcaaaattCTCAGAAAGAAATTCAGACTTGACGTgaaaatcaataagcaaatctCCTGACATGATAATATTTACTGGGTGCTTATTAAATGTCAGGTTATTTGATCTTGACAGCAATCTTACAAGTGTTAGAAATCAGGGCTCAGAGAAGCCTGGTAATGGGCTCAAATACACCTTTGCTCCAACACCCTGGGGAGCTGGTTTTTGAGCCCAGATGGCTCTGTCTTCAAAGTCCAGGTTCAACCCACATGTAACACTCCCTCTGCTGGTGGCTGTGTGTGCGGGTCGGGTGGGGGGTTCACACCGATTCTTCCTGCTGACACAACCTAATCTGGCCCACCTACTCTTCAGAAAGGTGTGAGGGGATTGAAGCCTCCAGACAAACAGGCTGCCCCAGGGCCCTTCCGGGGCCGGACATGCTGCCCGATCAGTAAAAGAGCCCAGAATCACCACAGCAGAGGCAGTGCTCAAAGCGCCTTGCGAATTTTAACCTTCATTTCCTCAACATCCTTTTACTGGCTAAAACTTAAGTCTTTAAAACTCAGTATTTGCTAGATCAACCCTCCACTTCACTCTTTCCACATCATGTCCCTAAAACAATTCCCCCATCAGCCGTGTCCCATCCTACCACCAAAGAGCAAGAGACAGACCCaccgcccagccccagcccacacCGTGCCTTCCATACCAGCAGGAGAACATGTGGCTGCCCAGGAGAGTGCTGGTGAGTAAAGGGAGGTCAGCCTTCTTGACGCGGTACTTCAAAGCACACAAGAAGCATCTCTGCAACAGTTCGTCCATTTGCTCTGCAAGGAAAAGACAAGAACCACATCCTTCCTGAGGGCCGCAGAAGGCCCGCGCAGCACAGGTAAGCTCCGCGCACAGTGACATCCGTACCTTACCCCTCAGCTCTGAAGGAGCCCATTCCCAGGCACCAAAGCTCGCAGACTCTCTAGAACACTGAGCCTTTACAGAGGTCTCACCCCACAGAAGGGGTCAGGCCACAAAGTCCCACCCAGCCAGGCGCAGATGCTTCTCTGATAGAGAAGTCAGAGGCAGAAGAAAACTAAGAGGGCCGTGTAGCTGGGAACAGTCCAAATAGCAGAGTCGACGGGTATCCAGGGAAACGCGACACATGCGGAAGACTCCCAGGTAAGATGGCAAAGGGCTGCGGCACCACCCTCAGCAAAAATAAggactttcccctcccctcccggagCTGTAGTGCCGCTCTAGTCAGAAGCAGAGCAGAGCACTTAAGTCTCCCACACTGAGAGGAGACTGCCCTACTTCTGCCAGAGCTGTACCTTGAAGGGTCTTGCTGTCCGTGGGGTCTGGGTTCAGGCTTCCGACACTGGGGTCTTCTGTGGCTTCCGACAGGGACTTCTCCCCACACCTCTGCTgaacctccccctcctcctcctctccctccagggTCAGGCGCCTCATGTCTCCCTGCAAGGTGGTGTCTGCCTGGACAGACCCCTTCTCTTCACTGAGATCTGGGGGATCCAGGGCCAGTGGAGCAATGGATGGTGGAGAGGACTTGTCTCCAGATCGCCTGCAAAAACCTCATGTCAGAAACACTGAGCAGCAGCCGCAACACTCTCCAGCCCCggtcagggtgtcagcaggggtCCAGAGAGAGTAAGACCCACAGGCAGGGGTGTCCAGGAGAGGCCAGAGAACCTGGGTGTGCCTCTCAAAATCTGTTTCCAATTCTGGGCCCAGAGAAgtcccatgcctcagtttcctcatctctgaaatggggagAGTAATTCTTGCCTCCTCCTTAACCCAAAGGAATAATATTATTAACAGAAATTCAGGGACAGAGAAAGACTAAAGACAACATAGTTAAAGTGGAGCTCCCCTTCCAAAGTATTCCcttcatataaattaaaaataaaactattttgaattaaataacCAAATTAAGATTGCAAACGCATCTGTAGTACCAGTTTGGTGAAATACAAACCCAAGGTTGAGCGTATGGAACAAATTACAAACACCTGGACTGCTCAAGACTGCAAAAACAGTTGCTTCTGTGTTAAATCAGAATGCAacctaaaatagataaatgacaaggaccagctgtatagcacaggaactatattcaataccttgtaataacctttaatggaaaagaatctgaaaaggaacatatatgtatatatctatatctagaaTCACTAGATATACTAATGATCACtagaatcacttggctgtacatctgaaactaacataacattgtacatcaactatacctcaattgaaaaaaaagaatgcaatctAACCTGCAGAGTAGAGATTACAATGGTTTTATGCCATTAAGCCTtatgaagacaggaaaaaaagggaTGCCACGTAGCAGAGCGGTAAAAGCAAAAAGCTTTATGTTAACTAAGATTATGCAAGTCAAACAAAGTTTTACTAACAGCTGCAGAAGGGCTTATTAGTATGGCTACTAGTGAGGCCACAGCGTATGTTTAGGCTATTCtgatcaggtaaataccataagtATTTTgaaagggtgggaggaggggagactgaggcagcCACTGATAAGACAATTTAGACAACAGGACCTTAATTGCCCAGACTAACAGTCAGAAAACAAGGTGCTGTGAGTACGTGAGTAAGCAGCCCTCAAATGCCTGCTGAAACCCAGACTGATGAGGCTGTACCTCCAGCAAAGCAGGGCTTGGCCAATACTTGTAAAATAAGTAACTCCAAGACTGACTAAAAACGTAAGGGTAAATCTATACCAACAGGCCACAACACTTGGCCAAAAGACCAGGTATACTGCTTTCGAGAAAAGCACTACTTACTATTTTGGTTAAATGACAAGAAAATAACCAGAAAATAAACTCACATACAGCTCCAGAGAGCAACTGTCACAGTGAGAAAGTGCAAGTTCCATAATGAGGACGAGATCCGAAATGTGGAACTTGAACAACATGAAAGTAATCAGGTTATCACCCTGGTGCCTGAGGATCTACTCTACTTTGATTTGGATTCAGATGTGAAAATTCCCGAGCACTCGTCATGGGGTCAGAAAATGCCTTAATGTACACGGCAGAAAAGGCCAGATCGACCAGtgccataaaaataaagaatatcacTGTACTGAGAGGCAGAGAAGACAGTCCCTAAGGCCTTCTTCCAGCCCTAGGATTCTACAATTCACCTAGAAAATAAAGTTCtctgtaatttcttttctaaacaggcaaaaatatatatatattttttttctccacattttgCAAGGAAATTAATGTCTGGGGTCAGCAATTTGACTAAGGACACAGCAGGGATCAAAACTCTCACTTCTGAATCCAGGCCCTGTGCTCTCTCCGCCCACCCAGCTccctataaaacagaaaaagcatgGAACCCACCACAAGTGGTCCTGGTAGGTGTGGAGCACAGAGAAGCCCCTTCCCTTCAGACCTGAGGTCAGCATCTCAGCTGTGGACATGGCAGCAACTCCGATGGCAACGGGGGCTCTGAGAGGAGGAGGCCGGAGACAAGGGTCAGGGAAAGTCTTCCAGGAGGGCACATGTCAGGACCAGCTTTCTACACATGTGTTCAAAGCACCACGGTTGCAAATCTGAAGCATCCACTTGTATCACAGAGCTAAAACTCAGTGCAGTCTCAATCTTATTCAAATTACCTACACATATGACTTTCAAAAATTCCTTGACCAAATATTCCCTTCTGTGTAATTAACTCCTCTACTGATGTTATCATTGTTATATTATTATGAATCAAACCCAGGCAGGACTCAGAAGGATATTTaaagtttcctttctttaatttcaaaaatataaattatctccCCATTTAAAAAAGGCATAGCCATCCTATATGGAAATTCAGAAGGGAGGCCATTCATATGCCATAAATTAGGCTGAGGGATGCcacagggaagagagaagagagatacAGTGGTACCAACTAAAGGTTCCTTCTGAGTTGGTTCTTTGTAACAGGGCTTGCTCTGTATAACTATCTATCTAAGAACTGGATgtgtccaaaatataaaaaacagcCACATTTACAATAACTACAAAAAAACTACCAAAGCCCAAATGGAAATCTCTGTCAGCCCACTGTTACTCAGCAATGCTCACACATTGCCTGTAAGGACTGGTGTCCAGCTGGCTAACAGGAGGGGAATATACAAGCCTGGCAACGTTGCCTGGACCTAAGGTAGATGATTCAAGGGCAGATTTCCCAACACCTGA
Proteins encoded in this region:
- the EIF2D gene encoding eukaryotic translation initiation factor 2D isoform X6, with the translated sequence MLPGLVVPPAGLPQVQKGDLCAIALVGNRAPVAIGVAAMSTAEMLTSGLKGRGFSVLHTYQDHLWRSGDKSSPPSIAPLALDPPDLSEEKGSVQADTTLQGDMRRLTLEGEEEEGEVQQRCGEKSLSEATEDPSVGSLNPDPTDSKTLQEQMDELLQRCFLCALKYRVKKADLPLLTSTLLGSHMFSCCPEGRQLDIKKSSYKKLSKFLQHMQQEQIIQVQELSKGVESIVAVDWKHPRITSFVIPEPSPTSQTIQEGSREQPYHPPDIKSLYCVPASMTLLFQESGHKKGSILEGSEVRTIVINYAKKNDLVDADNKNLVKLDPILCDCILEKGEQHTVMKLPWDSLLNRCLEKLQPAYQVTFPGQEPIVKKGKICPIDITLAQRASNKKVTVVRNLEAYGLDPCSVATILQQRCQASTTVTPASGTKDILQVQIQGNQIHHLGRLLLEEYRLPRKHIQGLEKAPKPGKKK
- the EIF2D gene encoding eukaryotic translation initiation factor 2D isoform X5 — protein: MFAKAFRVKSNTAIKGSDRRKLRADVTAVFPTLGTDQVSELVPGKEELNIVKLYAHRGDAVTVYVSGGNPILFELEKNLYPTDLMLPGLVVPPAGLPQVQKGDLCAIALVGNRRSGDKSSPPSIAPLALDPPDLSEEKGSVQADTTLQGDMRRLTLEGEEEEGEVQQRCGEKSLSEATEDPSVGSLNPDPTDSKTLQEQMDELLQRCFLCALKYRVKKADLPLLTSTLLGSHMFSCCPEGRQLDIKKSSYKKLSKFLQHMQQEQIIQVQELSKGVESIVAVDWKHPRITSFVIPEPSPTSQTIQEGSREQPYHPPDIKSLYCVPASMTLLFQESGHKKGSILEGSEVRTIVINYAKKNDLVDADNKNLVKLDPILCDCILEKGEQHTVMKLPWDSLLNRCLEKLQPAYQVTFPGQEPIVKKGKICPIDITLAQRASNKKVTVVRNLEAYGLDPCSVATILQQRCQASTTVTPASGTKDILQVQIQGNQIHHLGRLLLEEYRLPRKHIQGLEKAPKPGKKK
- the EIF2D gene encoding eukaryotic translation initiation factor 2D isoform X1, with the protein product MFAKAFRVKSNTAIKGSDRRKLRADVTAVFPTLGTDQVSELVPGKEELNIVKLYAHRGDAVTVYVSGGNPILFELEKNLYPTDLMLPGLVVPPAGLPQVQKGDLCAIALVGNRAPVAIGVAAMSTAEMLTSGLKGRGFSVLHTYQDHLWRSGDKSSPPSIAPLALDPPDLSEEKGSVQADTTLQGDMRRLTLEGEEEEGEVQQRCGEKSLSEATEDPSVGSLNPDPTDSKTLQEQMDELLQRCFLCALKYRVKKADLPLLTSTLLGSHMFSCCPEGRQLDIKKSSYKKLSKFLQHMQQEQIIQVQELSKGVESIVAVDWKHPRITSFVIPEPSPTSQTIQEGSREQPYHPPDIKSLYCVPASMTLLFQESGHKKGSILEGSEVRTIVINYAKKNDLVDADNKNLVKLDPILCDCILEKGEQHTVMKLPWDSLLNRCLEKLQPAYQVTFPGQEPIVKKGKICPIDITLAQRASNKKVTVVRNLEAYGLDPCSVATILQQRCQASTTVTPASGTKDILQVQIQGNQIHHLGRLLLEEYRLPRKHIQGLEKAPKPGKKK
- the EIF2D gene encoding eukaryotic translation initiation factor 2D isoform X4, which translates into the protein MFAKAFRVKSNTAIKGSDRRKLRADVTAVFPTLGTDQVSELVPGKEELNIVKLYAHRGDAVTVYVSGGNPILFELEKNLYPTVYTLWSYPDLLPTFTTWPLVLEKLVGGADLMLPGLVVPPAGLPQVQKGDLCAIALVGNRAPVAIGVAAMSTAEMLTSGLKGRGFSVLHTYQDHLWRSGDKSSPPSIAPLALDPPDLSEEKGSVQADTTLQGDMRRLTLEGEEEEGEVQQRCGEKSLSEATEDPSVGSLNPDPTDSKTLQEQMDELLQRCFLCALKYRVKKADLPLLTSTLLGSHMFSCCPEGRQLDIKKSSYKKLSKFLQHMQQEQIIQVQELSKGVESIVAVDWKHPRKGSILEGSEVRTIVINYAKKNDLVDADNKNLVKLDPILCDCILEKGEQHTVMKLPWDSLLNRCLEKLQPAYQVTFPGQEPIVKKGKICPIDITLAQRASNKKVTVVRNLEAYGLDPCSVATILQQRCQASTTVTPASGTKDILQVQIQGNQIHHLGRLLLEEYRLPRKHIQGLEKAPKPGKKK
- the EIF2D gene encoding eukaryotic translation initiation factor 2D isoform X2; this translates as MFAKAFRVKSNTAIKGSDRRKLRADVTAVFPTLGTDQVSELVPGKEELNIVKLYAHRGDAVTVYVSGGNPILFELEKNLYPTVYTLWSYPDLLPTFTTWPLVLEKLVGGADLMLPGLVVPPAGLPQVQKGDLCAIALVGNRRSGDKSSPPSIAPLALDPPDLSEEKGSVQADTTLQGDMRRLTLEGEEEEGEVQQRCGEKSLSEATEDPSVGSLNPDPTDSKTLQEQMDELLQRCFLCALKYRVKKADLPLLTSTLLGSHMFSCCPEGRQLDIKKSSYKKLSKFLQHMQQEQIIQVQELSKGVESIVAVDWKHPRITSFVIPEPSPTSQTIQEGSREQPYHPPDIKSLYCVPASMTLLFQESGHKKGSILEGSEVRTIVINYAKKNDLVDADNKNLVKLDPILCDCILEKGEQHTVMKLPWDSLLNRCLEKLQPAYQVTFPGQEPIVKKGKICPIDITLAQRASNKKVTVVRNLEAYGLDPCSVATILQQRCQASTTVTPASGTKDILQVQIQGNQIHHLGRLLLEEYRLPRKHIQGLEKAPKPGKKK
- the EIF2D gene encoding eukaryotic translation initiation factor 2D isoform X7; translation: MFAKAFRVKSNTAIKGSDRRKLRADVTAVFPTLGTDQVSELVPGKEELNIVKLYAHRGDAVTVYVSGGNPILFELEKNLYPTVYTLWSYPDLLPTFTTWPLVLEKLVGGADLMLPGLVVPPAGLPQVQKGDLCAIALVGNRAPVAIGVAAMSTAEMLTSGLKGRGFSVLHTYQDHLWRSGDKSSPPSIAPLALDPPDLSEEKGSVQADTTLQGDMRRLTLEGEEEEGEVQQRCGEKSLSEATEDPSVGSLNPDPTDSKTLQEQMDELLQRCFLCALKYRVKKADLPLLTSTLLGSHMFSCCPEGRQLDIKKSSYKKLSKFLQHMQQEQIIQVQELSKGVESIVAVDWKHPRITSFVIPEPSPTSQTIQEGSREQPYHPPDIKSLYCVPASMTLLFQESGHKKGSILEGSEVRTIVINYAKKNDLVDADNKNLVKLDPILCDCILEKGEQHTVMKLPWDSLLNRCLEKLQPAYQVTFPGQEPIVKKGKICPIDITLAQRASNKKVTVVRNLEAYGLDPCSVATILQQRCQASTTVTPASGTKDILQVQIQGNQIHHLGRLLLEEYRLPRKHIQGLEKAPKPGKKK